From Tubulanus polymorphus chromosome 9, tnTubPoly1.2, whole genome shotgun sequence, a single genomic window includes:
- the LOC141910761 gene encoding spliceosome-associated protein CWC15 homolog gives MTTAARPTFEPARGGSGRGENDLSAISKQYSSRDLPSHTKLKYRQEGQTSEKETRGRDFRRDLEERERVAREKNRDRDRRGGESSSTSSKRPRIEASSSSNLDADDPIDDEEEDEDDDEDDEDDTAELMAELHKIKKERAAEAAQKEVEKKQEEERIRMENIVKGNPLINQEKMSADFKVKRRWDDDVVFKNCARGEKEKDKRFINDTLRSDFHRKFMEKYVK, from the exons ATGACGACTGCAGCGCGACCGACGTTTGAACCGGCCCGCGGCGGATCGGGACGAGGCGAAAACGACCTCAGCGCGATTTCGAAACAATATTCCAGCCGTGATTTACCATCTCACACTAAACTCAAATACAG ACAGGAAGGTCAGACGTCCGAAAAGGAGACCCGCGGTCGTGATTTCAGGCGAGATCTCGAAGAGAGAGAGCGAGTCGCCCGTGAGAAGAACCGCGATCGAGACCGCCGTGGCGGAG AGTCATCGTCGACGTCGAGTAAACGACCGAGAATCGAAGCGTCGTCGTCCTCGAATTTAGACGCAGACGACCCAATCGACGACGAAGAG gaagatgaagatgatgacgaggatgatgaagatgatacCGCCGAATTGATGGCCGAGTtacataagataaaaaaagagCGAGCGGCAGAAGCAGCTCAGAAG GAAGTCGAAAAGAAACAAGAGGAAGAACGAATTCGAATGGAAAACATAGTCAAAGGCAATCCACTTATTAATCAAGAGAAAATGTCGGCAGATTTTAAAGTTAAACGAAG ATGGGACGACGACGTTGTGTTCAAAAATTGCGCTCGCGGCGAAAAGGAAAAAGACAAACGTTTCATAAACGACACGCTGCGATCGGATTTCCATCGGAAATTCATGGAGAAATACGTGAAGTGA